The Triticum aestivum cultivar Chinese Spring chromosome 7B, IWGSC CS RefSeq v2.1, whole genome shotgun sequence genome window below encodes:
- the LOC123158862 gene encoding probable xyloglucan endotransglucosylase/hydrolase protein 23, giving the protein MRTVALGIVAMACLVAVARGGNFFQDSEMTWGDGRGKVVDGGRGLDLTLDKTSGSGFQSKTEYLFGKIDMQIKLVPGNSAGTVTTFYLSSQGAAHDEIDFEFLGNVTGEPYTLHTNVFAKGQGQREQQFRLWFDPTKAFHTYSIIWNPQHVIFAVDGTAIRDFKNHEARGVSFPKSQPMRLYASLWNADDWATQGGRVKTDWSKAPFVASFRNFNADACVMSGGAQRCPAGTMEASAAGANGGSGSWWNQELSGMGYRRMRWVQRKFMIYNYCTDPKRVAQGLPAECKLR; this is encoded by the exons ATGAGGACGGTGGCGCTCGGCATTGTGGCCATGGCCTGCCTCGtggcggtggcgcggggcggcaaCTTCTTCCAGGACTCCGAGATGACCTGGGGGGACGGCCGCGGCAAGGTCGTCGACGGCGGCCGCGGGCTCGACCTCACGCTCGACAAGACCTCCGGCTCCGGCTTCCAGTCCAAGACCGAGTACCTCTTCGGCAAGATCGACATGCAGATCAAGCTCGTCCCCGGCAACTCCGCCGGCACCGTCACCACCTTCTAC CTGTCGTCGCAGGGGGCGGCCCACGACGAGATCGACTTCGAGTTCCTGGGCAACGTGACCGGCGAGCCCTACACGCTGCACACCAACGTGTTCGCCAAGGGGCAGGGGCAGCGGGAGCAGCAGTTCCGCCTCTGGTTCGACCCAACCAAGGCCTTCCACACCTACTCCATCATCTGGAACCCGCAGCACGTCAT ATTCGCGGTGGACGGCACGGCGATCAGGGACTTCAAGAACCACGAGGCGCGCGGCGTGTCGTTCCCCAAGAGCCAGCCGATGCGGCTGTACGCGAGCCTCTGGAACGCCGACGACTGGGCCACGCAGGGCGGCCGGGTCAAGACCGACTGGAGCAAGGCGCCGTTCGTCGCCTCCTTCCGCAACTTCAACGCCGACGCGTGCGTCATGTCGGGCGGCGCACAGCGCTGCCCCGCGGGCACCATGGAGGCCTCCGCGGCCGGCGCAAACGGCGGCAGCGGCAGCTGGTGGAACCAGGAGCTCAGCGGCATGGGGTACCGCCGCATGCGGTGGGTGCAGAGGAAGTTCATGATCTACAACTACTGCACCGACCCCAAGCGGGTGGCGCAGGGCCTGCCCGCCGAGTGCAAGCTCCGCTGA